Proteins from a single region of Sesamum indicum cultivar Zhongzhi No. 13 linkage group LG5, S_indicum_v1.0, whole genome shotgun sequence:
- the LOC105161346 gene encoding zinc finger protein ZAT5, whose translation MQAQELEVVMIKGKRSKRPRTPSPLGITMATSSSTTAAEYGVGFRGGVVSEVSAGSSDSVELARLYRDEEEEDMANCLILLAKGRDQKQAAAVNRSPAAEVYQCKTCNKSFQSFQALGGHRASHKKPTKPIIAVDEKKASSSRDHKQESSPSDGEHDDTTILSLQIPSRTPSSPNKNKTRVHECSICGAEFTSGQALGGHMRRHRPLPAASNHGEPQEAKRPRNLLSLDLNLPAPEDHDHHRESKFSFRPTEQVIVFSASPLVDCHY comes from the coding sequence ATGCAAGCTCAAGAGTTAGAAGTGGTTATGATTAAGGGGAAGAGGAGCAAGCGGCCAAGGACGCCGTCGCCTCTTGGAATAACCATGGCCACTAGCTCATCCACCACCGCCGCCGAGTATGGGGTGGGTTTTCGTGGTGGTGTTGTAAGTGAGGTTTCGGCCGGCAGTTCTGATTCGGTTGAGCTGGCACGATTATATAGAGAcgaagaggaagaagataTGGCCAACTGTTTGATTCTCTTGGCCAAAGGACGAGACCAGAAGCAGGCGGCGGCAGTTAACAGGAGCCCGGCAGCGGAGGTTTATCAGTGCAAGACGTGTAACAAAAGTTTCCAGTCATTCCAAGCGTTGGGTGGCCATAGAGCGAGTCACAAGAAACCCACTAAGCCAATTATAGCCGTAGATGAAAAGAAGGCTTCATCATCAAGAGATCATAAGCAAGAAAGTTCTCCATCGGACGGCGAGCATGACGACACTacaattctctctcttcaaatTCCGAGCAGAACTCCGAGCAGCCCCAACAAGAACAAGACAAGGGTTCATGAGTGCTCAATATGTGGTGCTGAATTCACCTCCGGTCAGGCCTTAGGCGGCCACATGCGGCGGCACAGGCCGTTGCCGGCAGCGAGCAACCACGGGGAGCCTCAAGAAGCGAAGAGGCCGAGGAATCTGTTGTCGTTAGACCTGAATCTGCCTGCCCCGGAAGATCATGATCATCACAGAGAATCCAAGTTCTCATTCCGACCAACAGAACAAGTCATAGTTTTCTCTGCTTCCCCATTGGTTGATTGCCATTACTAG